The DNA segment GGGCGTACACGTATTCAAGGAAAAAGGCCGTATTGCGACTCTTCGTGATGCTGTGGACTCAGAAACCAGTGCAACTGTTGGGATCGGACACACACGTTGGGCAACACACGGTGTACCAAGTCAATTGAACGCACACCCGCATCAGAGCTCAAGTGCCCGTTTCACTCTCGTACACAACGGTGTGATCGAGAACTACAAAGAACTTAAAGCAAACTACCTAAGTAACAAAGAACTAGTAAGTGATACGGATACAGAAGTCATTGTTCAAGTGATTGAGCACTTTGTAGAACAAGGTCACAGCACAGAACAAGCCTTCCGTGAGACGTTATCCCTTCTTAAAGGTTCATACGCTCTTGCTTTAATTGATAAAGAAGACAAAGAAACGGTATTTGTCGCTAAAAATAAAAGCCCACTTCTGATCGGAGTTGGCGAAGATGCGAATGTTATCGCGTCTGATGCAATGGCGATGCTTGCTGTAACAGATCAGTTTGTTGAGATCATGGATCAGGAGATTGTCATTGTTAAACGTGACTCGATCACAATCGAAACACTTGCTGGTGTGAAAGTTGAGCGCGAGCCTTACACAGCTGAGCTTGATATGAGTGACATCGAAAAGGGAACATACCCTCACTTTATGCTGAAGGAAATTGATGAGCAGCCGTTTGTTATGCGTAACATCATCCAAAAGTATCAAAATGAAGACGGTGGCCTACGTATCGATGCTGACATTCGTGAAGCCGTAAAAGCAAGCGACCGCATCTATATCATTGCAGCTGGAACAAGCTATCACGCAGGTCTTGTTGGAAAGCAGCTTGTTGAAAAGCTTGCAAACCGTCCAGTTGAAGTGCATATCGCAAGTGAATTCTTGTACAATATGCCGTTATTATCAGAGAACCCACTCTTTATCTTCATCTCTCAAAGTGGTGAAACTGCCGACTCAAGAGGTGTATTAGTCGAAGTGAAAAAACAAGGCCACAAAGCCTTAACGATCACAAACGTACCAGGATCTACGCTTTCTCGTGAAGCTGACTTCACGCTTCATACGTATGCTGGACCTGAAATTGCTGTTGCTTCTACAAAAGCATACACAGCTCAAATTGCTGTTTTTGCCATCCTTGCCGTTGACGTAGCACGTTCTGCTGGTATCGAGTTAGACTTCGATCCATTACAAGAGCTAGGTATCGTTGCAAACGCAATGGAAGTACTAACAGCACAGAAGGAAGAGATGGAGAAAGTCGCTCGTGACTTCCTATCCGTTACACGTAACGCCTTCTTTATCGGTCGCGCAGCTGACTACCACGTAGTCGTTGAAGGCGCTTTGAAACTAAAAGAAATCTCTTACATCCAAGCAGAAGGCTTTGCTGGAGGAGAATTAAAGCACGGAACGATTGCCCTAATTGAAGAAGGCACACCGGTCTTTGCATTAGCAACACAGCAGCACGTAAACCTAAGCATTCGCGGAAACGCCCAAGAAGTAGAAGCGCGTGGCGCCCACGTATGTACAATCAGCATGGAAGGCATGAACGAAGCAGACGACCAAATCGTCCTACCTCGTGTTCACGAACACCTAACTGCACTAGCAGCAGTTATTCCATTGCAACTGATCTCTTACTACGCAGCACTTCACAGAGAGTGTGACGTGGATAAACCACGTAACCTTGCGAAGAGTGTTACGGTTGAGTAGGTTGATTTTAGATATAACAAGGGTTTATTGACAATTATCAAAGCTGTCTATAATTTTTAAAGTTATTTAAATAGAAAGTTTGACATCTGTTCACTTATATTAAAAGTAAGTGAACAGATGTTTTTTTATTATGTCAGAAAAAGTTGTGGGAATATTAGGAGGATTTGTACATCTTTTTTTAAAGGTCTTATATGATTTTGTAAGCTTCACACTCTTTATTAGAAGTGAATCCTTAATAGT comes from the Alkalihalobacillus sp. FSL W8-0930 genome and includes:
- the glmS gene encoding glutamine--fructose-6-phosphate transaminase (isomerizing), whose protein sequence is MCGIVGYVGTEDAKEILLQGLEKLEYRGYDSAGIALTNEEGVHVFKEKGRIATLRDAVDSETSATVGIGHTRWATHGVPSQLNAHPHQSSSARFTLVHNGVIENYKELKANYLSNKELVSDTDTEVIVQVIEHFVEQGHSTEQAFRETLSLLKGSYALALIDKEDKETVFVAKNKSPLLIGVGEDANVIASDAMAMLAVTDQFVEIMDQEIVIVKRDSITIETLAGVKVEREPYTAELDMSDIEKGTYPHFMLKEIDEQPFVMRNIIQKYQNEDGGLRIDADIREAVKASDRIYIIAAGTSYHAGLVGKQLVEKLANRPVEVHIASEFLYNMPLLSENPLFIFISQSGETADSRGVLVEVKKQGHKALTITNVPGSTLSREADFTLHTYAGPEIAVASTKAYTAQIAVFAILAVDVARSAGIELDFDPLQELGIVANAMEVLTAQKEEMEKVARDFLSVTRNAFFIGRAADYHVVVEGALKLKEISYIQAEGFAGGELKHGTIALIEEGTPVFALATQQHVNLSIRGNAQEVEARGAHVCTISMEGMNEADDQIVLPRVHEHLTALAAVIPLQLISYYAALHRECDVDKPRNLAKSVTVE